One region of Podospora bellae-mahoneyi strain CBS 112042 chromosome 1 map unlocalized CBS112042p_1.2, whole genome shotgun sequence genomic DNA includes:
- a CDS encoding uncharacterized protein (COG:S; EggNog:ENOG503P0HT) has product MSTQSEPATSSNGVRVVGDEEKGLHRTQTGVTMSPELFEKLYLTPKVPHVGDNNRRFANPTALGFVGFVISTFTFSIVCMGWGGASGFSPVVGIFFFVGPVLLLFAMVFEWIMGNFFPMMVMGLFAVFWLSFGMLQLPTLQLAAPYATDADPTGLASREYNTVIALYLIVWGFALFTFFIFTCKINAVFATIFLLVSLGAWVLSGAYFRASGGDFDGAGKLQKAGGALLFIVALLGWYMCFIIMAGEMRITLSLPVGDLSHLWPKTDVELAAVEQREHRD; this is encoded by the exons ATGTCAACCCAAAGCGAGCCAGCAACAAGCTCCAATGGCGTCCGGGTGGTgggcgacgaggagaagggcCTCCACAGAACGCAAACTGGGGTGACAATGTCCCCAGAGCTCTTCGAGAAACTCTACCTCACACCAAAAGTTCCGCATGTTGGGGACAATAACAGACGCTTTGCGAATCCTACGGCATTGGGGTTTGTCGG CTTCGTGATCTCTACCTTCACCTTTTCAATCGTCTGTatgggatggggtggagCCTCGGGATTCTCTCCTGTCGT GgggatcttcttcttcgtcggccccgtcctcctcctcttcgcaaTGGTCTTCGAGTGGATAATGGGGAACTTCTTTCCCATGATGGTCATGGGCCTGTTCGCCGTGTTCTGGCTGAGTTTCGGAATGCTCCAGCTCCCAACTTTGCAACTGGCTGCTCCATATGCCACCGATGCTGATCCGACAGGACTTGCCTCGCGCGAATACAACACCGTCATTGCGCTGTATTTGATTGTCTGGGGGTTCGCCCTATTCACCTTCTTTATCTTCACCTGCAAGATCAACGCTGTCTTTGCCACTATTTTCTTGCTGGTCAGCCTTGGAGCCTGGGTGTTGAGTGGTGCATACTTTCGAGCAAGTGGCGGGGACTTTGATGGTGCTGGGAAACTGCAAAAG GCGGGTGGTGCATTATTGTTCATTGTGGCGTTGCTAGGATGGTACATGTgtttcatcatcatggcggGAGAAATGCGCATCACGCTCAGTCTTCCAGTTGGCGATTTAAGCCATCTCTGGCCTAAGACTGATGTCGAGTTAGCGGCAGTTGAGCAGCGTGAGCATCGGGATTGA
- a CDS encoding uncharacterized protein (EggNog:ENOG503P0G5; COG:Q): protein MSLSPLTSRLIQTSTLSTTRLRSLPVLSRAIHTAVPRAKTPAPQPLPLNTPQKQAFRHFTKMSKSVAAASHDDFNRNSLFNLKGRVALVTGGGSGIGLMATQALAVNGAKVYIVGRTKEKLDKVVEIYNKDIEGEIIAIQGDVTKKEEVARLYKEISAREKCLCILINNAGVSSTTVTTETETAQEMKHNLFENENMTEKDWTDTYQTNVASIYFMTSAFLPLLQASSERHPHWSGTVINISSISGLVKGSQHHFSYNASKAAAVHLTRMMAAEIAENGHKIRVNSIAPGVFPSEMTADESDEYQKSHIDAEKYKGKVPAGRPGRDIDMAQAVLALAANQYIDGQTVVVDGGYTLTMGM, encoded by the exons ATGTCCCTCTCGCCCTTGACATCTCGTCTCATCCAAACATCTACTCTCTCAACCACAAGACTCAGATCACTCCCAGTTCTCTCTCGCGCGATCCACACAGCGGTTCCCAGAGCGAAaactccagctcctcaaccACTACcactcaacaccccccaaaaGCAAGCCTTTCGTCACTTCACCAAAATGTCGAAGAGCGTTGCCGCCGCATCTCACGATGACTTCAACCGCAACTCCCTTTTCAACCTCAAAGGCCGCGTCGCCCTCGTCACGGGCGGCGGTTCTGGAATCGGTCTCATGGCCACCCAAGCCCTCGCGGTAAACGGTGCCAAAGTCTACATCGTCGGCCGCACCAAAgagaagctcgacaaggTGGTCGAGATCTACAACAAGGACATTGAGGGCGAGATCATCGCCATCCAGGGGGACGTCaccaagaaggaagaggtcGCCCGTCTGTACAAGGAAATCTCCGCGCGGGAAAAGTGCTTGtgcatcctcatcaacaatgCCGGTGTGAGCAGCACGACGGTTACGACAGAGACGGAGACGGCGCAGGAGATGAAGCACAATTTGTTTGAGAATGAGAACATGACTGAGAAAGACTGGACGGATACATACCAGACCAATGTCGCGAGCATTTACTTTATGACCTCGGCGTTTTTGCCGTTGCTGCAGGCCAGCTCGGAGAGGCACCCTCACTGGTCGGGGACTGTGATCAACATTAGCAGTATTAgcgggttggtgaaggggtCGCAGCATC ACTTTAGCTACAACGCCAGcaaagccgccgccgtccACCTCACGCGAatgatggcggcggagaTCGCCGAGAACGGCCACAAGATCCGCGTCAACAGCATCGCTCCGGGCGTCTTCCCCAGTGAGATGACCGCTGACGAGAGCGACGAGTATCAGAAGAGCCACATTGACGCTGAGAAGTACAAGGGCAAAGTACCAGCTGGCCGGCCAGGAAGGGATATTGACATGGCCCAGGCTGTGTTGGCGCTAGCAGCCAACCAGTACATTGATGGCCAGacggttgttgttgatggtggctaCACACTTACCATGGGTATGTAG
- a CDS encoding uncharacterized protein (EggNog:ENOG503Q4W9; COG:S) — MSPDSHYAYTPIDLKTDAIRLIRLLRGRVDEPVRCELFETFLHQVEGVPYESLSYAWGDAPISKEIELCGKKAAVTENLYLALSCLRQPDEDRILWVDALCIDQRSHREKNHQVKQMRLVYSNAQNVHIWLGPGTDDIDLLMGLMSQLDKRATKRKNCRRNSPDAWVKEWSILVKRDGTGETSIKTCRVNALKDMLSRPWFKRVWILQEVFSARSAVISCGLNTIPTRVFVLMPKLMGLEVDAHTQAVLDIMPGYLRQKSWWKDTPDLCSLLRRFGASKATDPRDNIYALIGIASDASADGILQPDYNMSLHQVIENTILYLKYRQIPSIPGPEPSTKWDLKHLLNQLDQIPSQAFQWAIRQGNQAAAAAVVARPSFHVNAWHTSRGPPLVFLADKPGYESLFSCLLVLPHCNTNVKDCHGDTALNIIALQGHLEMAKLLLNCNDVNVNHKGRGGQTPLGSALMYGHHLIVDMLLARPDIDINLPSGLNGIPFTPLYIACEDNKSTYVNKLLDQGAELETPCNENASTALWVACNQGHQPIAKTLVSRGAKIDAKDSSGRTPLWMAVVANHPYCVRMLLDEKADYGPGASSENRTVLWKAASMGHGNAVKALTMYFQQKGVVHEVLQQERDSENQTSALWIAARNGHTSVAQQLIGFGMDINSSGHYGQTALWIAARHGHAETVLMLLREGADREVLDVYNGLTAREAAEELWQERVVDVFRTEEGWEKARVVSKLAF, encoded by the coding sequence ATGTCGCCGGATTCTCACTACGCATACACACCTATCGACCTCAAAACCGATGCAATCCGTCTCATACGTCTTCTCAGAGGCCGCGTGGATGAACCGGTTCGATGTGAACTGTTTGAGACCTTTCTCCACCAGGTTGAGGGTGTCCCTTACGAGTCTCTCTCCTATGCGTGGGGTGATGCGCCAATATCAAAGGAAATTGAACTATGCGGGAAGAAGGCTGCGGTGACAGAAAATCTCTACTTGGCCTTGAGTTGTCTGAGGCAGCCAGACGAGGATCGAATCCTATGGGTTGACGCCCTGTGTATCGACCAAAGGAGCCATCGAGAAAAGAACCACCAGGTGAAGCAAATGAGGCTGGTTTATTCCAACGCCCAGAATGTGCACATATGGCTTGGGCCAGGTACGGACGACATCGATCTTCTCATGGGTTTGATGAGCCAGCTGGACAAGCGAGCAACTAAAAGGAAGAACTGTCGAAGGAATTCGCCAGATGCTTGGGTTAAGGAGTGGTCAATATTGGTGAAGAGAGACGGAACGGGCGAGACCAGCATCAAAACATGCCGGGTCAACGCCTTGAAAGATATGTTAAGCCGGCCATGGTTCAAGAGGGTATGGATCCTGCAAGAGGTTTTCAGCGCCAGGAGCGCTGTTATCAGCTGTGGTCTCAACACCATTCCGACACGGGTGTTTGTGCTCATGCCCAAGCTAATGGGGTTAGAAGTTGACGCGCACACCCAAGCTGTCTTGGATATCATGCCCGGATACTTGCGGCAAAAGTCATGGTGGAAAGACACACCGGATCTGTGTTCACTCCTGAGGCGGTTCGGTGCAAGCAAGGCCACCGATCCACGCGATAATATCTATGCGCTGATCGGGATAGCGTCGGACGCAAGTGCTGATGGGATACTGCAGCCAGACTACAACATGTCCCTGCACCAAGTGATTGAAAACACGATTTTGTATCTGAAATATCGACAAATACCAAGCATCCCAGGCCCTGAGCCGTCTACGAAGTGGGACTTGAAGCATCTACTAAATCAACTGGACCAGATCCCCAGTCAGGCCTTTCAATGGGCAATCAGACAAGGAAACCaagcagcggcggcagcagtCGTCGCCAGGCCAAGCTTCCACGTCAACGCCTGGCACACCTCTCGAGGACCACCGTTGGTCTTCCTAGCCGACAAACCAGGCTACGAGtccctcttctcttgccTCCTAGTCCTTCCTCACTGCAACACCAACGTGAAAGATTGCCACGGTGACACGGCGctcaacatcatcgccctccAGGGCCACCTCGAAATggccaagctcctcctcaactgcAACGACGTCAACGTTAACCACAAAGGCCGCGGAGGGCAAACCCCCCTCGGCTCCGCCCTCATGTACGGACACCATCTTATCGTCGACATGCTCCTTGCCCGGCCCGACatcgacatcaacctcccctccggcCTCAACGGCATCCCCTTTACCCCCCTGTACATAGCCTGCGAAGACAACAAATCCACCTATGTGAACAAGCTCCTCGACCAGGGCGCCGAACTGGAGACTCCCTGCAACGAAAACGCTTCTACCGCCCTGTGGGTAGCCTGCAACCAGGGACACCAACCCATCGCCAAAACCCTCGTCTCCCGCGGCGCCAAAATCGACGCAAAGGACTCGTCAGGACGGACACCGCTCTGGATGGCGGTCGTTGCCAATCACCCCTACTGCGTGAGGATGCTTCTCGATGAAAAGGCCGACTACGGGCCCGGGGCATCAAGCGAGAATAGAACCGTGCTATGGAAGGCAGCATCGATGGGGCACGGCAACGCCGTCAAGGCGCTGACGATGTATTTCCAGCAAAAGGGGGTTGTGCACGAGGTCTtgcagcaggagagggatTCCGAGAACCAGACTAGTGCGCTCTGGATCGCGGCGAGGAACGGGCACACGAGCGTGGCGCAGCAGCTGattgggtttgggatggatATTAATTCTTCGGGACACTATGGGCAGACGGCGCTGTGGATTGCTGCCAGGCATGGACACGCAGAGAcggtgctgatgctgctcagggagggggcggatagggaggtgttggatgtgTATAACGGGttgacggcgagggaggcaGCGGAGGAGTTGTggcaggagagggtggtggatgtgttTCGGACGGAGGAAgggtgggagaaggcgagggtggtgagcaaGTTGGCTTTTTGA
- a CDS encoding uncharacterized protein (COG:F; EggNog:ENOG503P2N2): MTLLCLLNRGGAARGLRSTSHASSTICCGRHNVNINPTPTAARESQLRLNFTNTYPRYFATASQPLHTMGSVDKPSLAGIDLPIIKLDTTLTELFRRASPQNASTRLGMVFCGVNSGVDLNPDFPRNTKYLYQDSPFNTVPRKELTRKNHDLRKSLAMKYLSLIPQRDAFIAGPSPVIMFNMNQSPATVAHDREEATTTLSVLDPSQRPNLVFCPGPSKIPMKEYGIDKITYKIVADGLESYPLTHSLETHWILNSKAGLARSGLPTPRCDIISIKGYPPASPRSCCDACRADKRSNDLTFIPESCSGPSGQWVKTESAKVLSAISSRPVPFVLKNQQVFGGAGTWVVTTQEQKDDLLSDFSSPDGPLRKLLSQVTPENHHMDPAAVVISDMVSNPIGDYGLTFFVNEDGEPVFLAASEQMIDGNNAWVGSTIVYSRQEALYEKFQALMSRTAEFVAKHGYVGPVGIDVLETGTEGETETHCGERTKFHIVDLNVRTSGSLALPLLKGHFTQRGLDCASSFGITVKGGREEFVRKWRREFEEGRMFVLSWYEDREEGASIADVVVGAENEEGLQGMIERVREGSEEVVF; encoded by the coding sequence ATGACGTTACTTTGTTTGCTAAATcggggaggagctgctcgCGGCCTTCGATCCACGTCACATGCATCCTCCACGATATGTTGCGGCAGACATAATGTCAACATAAATCCCACACCAACCGCCGCCAGGGAATCACAGCTCAGATTGAACTTCACCAACACCTACCCACGGTACTTTGCTACAGCAAGCCAACCACTTCACACCATGGGATCCGTTGATAAACCAAGCCTGGCAGGCATTGACCTTCCAATAATCAAGCTCGATACCACACTCACCGAGCTCTTCAGACGAGCGAGCCCACAAAATGCAAGCACCCGTTTGGGAATGGTGTTTTGTGGTGTCAACAGCGGCGTTGACCTCAACCCGGATTTTCCACGTAACACAAAGTACCTCTATCAAGACAGCCCTTTCAACACCGTCCCTCGGAAAGAGCTCACACGAAAGAACCACGACCTCAGGAAGTCCCTAGCTATGAAGTATCTCAGCCTCATCCCCCAAAGAGACGCCTTCATCGCAGGTCCATCCCCAGTGATCATGTTCAACATGAACCAGTCCCCCGCCACAGTCGCCCACGATCGTGaagaagccaccaccaccctctccgtcCTCGACCCCTCCCAAAGACCCAACCTTGTCTTCTGCCCCGGCCCGTCCAAGATCCCCATGAAAGAATACGGCATCGACAAGATCACCTACAAAATCGTCGCTGACGGCCTGGAGTCATATCCCCTAACCCACTCCCTAGAAACCCACTGGATCCTCAACTCCAAAGCCGGCCTCGCCAGGTCCGGTCTTCCCACGCCCAGGTGCgacatcatctccatcaaggGATACCCCCCAGCCTCTCCCAGATCCTGCTGCGACGCCTGCCGCGCAGACAAGCGATCCAACGATTTGACATTCATCCCCGAATCTTGCTCCGGCCCAAGCGGTCAATGGGTGAAGACCGAATCCGCCAAAGTGCTCTCTGCCATCTCCTCCCGGCCGGTGCCGTTTGTTCTCAAGAACCAGCAGGTTTTCGGCGGAGCGGGAACCTGGGTGGTGACCAcgcaagaacaaaaagacgATCTGCTGTCTGACTTTTCCAGCCCCGACGGCCCCCTGAGGAAGTTACTGTCCCAGGTCACTCCCGAGAATCATCACATGGATCccgcggcggtggtgatctcGGATATggtctccaaccccatcggGGACTACGGCTTGACCTTTTTTGTCAATGAGGACGGGGAGCCTGTTTTCTTGGCGGCATCGGAGCAAATGATTGATGGGAATAACGCCTGGGTTGGCAGCACCATAGTCTACTCGAGGCAGGAGGCACTGTACGAGAAATTCCAAGCGTTGATGTCGCGGACTGCGGAATTTGTGGCAAAACATGGGTATGTCGGGCCGGTGGGCATCGATGTCTTGGAGACGGGGACAGAAGGGGAGACGGAGACGCATTGTGGGGAGAGAACAAAGTTTCACATAGTGGATTTGAATGTTAGGACGTCGGGGAGTCTGGCCTTGCCGTTGTTGAAGGGGCATTTCACTCAAAGGGGGCTGGATTGCGCCAGCAGTTTTGGCATTACGGTTAAGGGTGGAAgggaggagtttgtgaggaagtggaggagggagtttgaggagggaaggatgTTTGTGTTGAGTTGGTATGAGGatcgggaggagggggcgagCATTGCGGATGTGGTTGTGGGGGCAGAAAACGAGGAGGGGTTGCAAGGGATGATTGAGCGGGTTAGGGAGGGCagcgaggaggttgttttCTAA
- a CDS encoding uncharacterized protein (EggNog:ENOG503P2KR; COG:S), producing the protein MEYHTLRSRASQDTLVSNASTSLSLLELDPTPMDSPASVPYTDKDLPPLPEQPEESLSDSTHSLRSNPTTTSSVGLSGAGHGPIFYLTRIQRYSSYTFSLFTTLHLATTSVIPVLARSVPASESYLLLAREIYQTPLSEPLLVALPVVVHIGAGIATRLIRRSQNLKRYYGDDHHHRKGSVPAKQTPTLRSGWPTFSYIAASGYGFTAIFAAHAFMNRGLPLLVEGDSANIGLAFVAHGFAKHPVISWTSFVSLIGLGVGHMVWGWAKWVGAAQGAGWQLERHTGNATVDKQTKKKRRRRLLVINGVAAIGCVMWAAGGLGIVARGGETLGWVGKLYDGLYEKVPGLF; encoded by the exons atgGAGTATCATACGTTACGATCAAGAGCTTCTCAGGACACTCTTGTGTCCAACGCTTCTACTTCGCTCTCCCTGCTCGAACTGGATCCAACACCAATGGACTCTCCTGCCTCCGTCCCATACACCGACAAAGACCTCCCACCACTACCTGAGCAGCCAGAAGAATCACTCTCGGACTCGACACACTCGCTCCGGTCCAACCCGACAACTACTTCCAGCGTCGGGTTAAGCGGCGCCGGTCATGGGCCAATCTTCTACT TAACACGAATCCAGCGCTACTCGTCGTACACATTTTCGCTGTTCACGACCCTACATCTGGCTACAACCTCGGTCATCCCCGTCCTCGCCCGTTCCGTGCCCGCCTCCGAGTCTTACCTCCTCCTAGCGCGCGAGATCTACCAAACACCACTCTCCGAACCGTTGCTCGTCGCTTTACCAGTCGTAGTCCACATCGGTGCGGGGATAGCCACCCGCCTTATTCGAAGGTCGCAAAATCTCAAGCGGTACTATGGCGACGACCATCATCACAGAAAGGGCAGTGTGCCAGCAAAGCAGACCCCCACTCTGAGGAGCGGATGGCCCACCTTCAGCTACATTGCCGCGTCAGGATACGGCTTCACCGCCATCTTCGCGGCGCACGCATTCATGAATCGGGGCTTGCCACTTCTAGTAGAAGGTGACAGTGCCAACATCGGGTTGGCGTTCGTAGCGCATGGGTTTGCGAAGCATCCTGTTATCTCCTGGACCTCGTTTGTGTCGTTGATCGGTCTCGGTGTTGGGCACATGGTCTGGGGGTGGGCGAAGTGGGTTGGGGCGGCGCAGGGTGCCGGTTGGCAGCTTGAGAGGCACACTGGGAATGCGACGGTTGACAAGcaaaccaagaagaagagaaggagaaggttgttggtTATCAATGGAGTTGCTGCTATTGGGTGCGTGATGTGGGCTGCTGGTGGTCTTGGGATAGTAGCCAGGGGGGGCGAGACAttggggtgggttgggaagTTGTACGATGGCCTGTACGAGAAGGTGCCTGGCCTCTTTTGA
- a CDS encoding uncharacterized protein (EggNog:ENOG503P37Q; COG:S), whose amino-acid sequence MPPRNQTLPPAQTSSAREARQAFYCQLCQKGYSRNNDYEAHLSSYDHTHKQRLKDMKAMVKDPNAIARARRQEQKAEGVISIKLGEAAASTGGGGFKKGGFKKTGFKSAFVPVAGASGPPADTKTATAPKSEVTGSSSVLAPKSELVESDTEDEGYEVYDPRKPTD is encoded by the coding sequence ATGCCTCCCCGAAACCAGACTCTTCCTCCGGCCCAAACTTCGTCGGCGCGAGAAGCCCGACAGGCTTTCTATTGTCAGCTCTGCCAGAAGGGCTACAGCCGCAACAATGACTACGAAGCCCACCTCAGTTCCTACGACCACACCCACAAGCAACGTTTGAAGGATATGAAAGCAATGGTCAAGGACCCCAACGCCATTGCCCGCGCCCGACGACAAGAACAAAAGGCCGAGGGCGTCATCAGCATCAAGCTTGGCGAGGCAGCGGCATCGACGGGTGGAGGCGGGTTCAAAAAGGGCGGCTTCAAAAAGACAGGTTTCAAGTCAGCATTTGTGCCAGTAGCTGGAGCCAGCGGACCACCAGCAGACACGAAAACAGCCACTGCTCCTAAATCCGAGGTGACAGGATCCAGTAGTGTGCTAGCACCGAAAAGCGAACTCGTAGAGAGCGATACAGAGGATGAGGGATATGAAGTTTACGATCCACGGAAGCCCACTGATTGA
- a CDS encoding uncharacterized protein (EggNog:ENOG503P0DY; COG:S), with translation MIPSLHIPRPLSPSNSATSTVVQAKHPPDELSWARRSVSYHCIRLVKVSLSEAIVLDPRLTHASSVYVMQRIAGLSANMEELPELADNNDHSAKRACDQCRQRKIRCDKELPVCSNCRTASRSCSSTGLGQKPREPRQRVLITHQYERKIDSLDSRLGAIEKMLHNLTVSLNNRGPPTASSSISPTLESAAAASSSAPRENSADALFGADKDNESDDFEATALMKEHTAFATQFIENTTFPFLDPEMRAAFLSLQELVKLQNIENARHDARFTTAKPLPKGGWAELPMPSADIVLSVLREIKQHPPMGFPAIATFTGIENFPDNVRRVYFATEECSLMQWGIVNLGLYFTLQERGAASEGDRQVQLFEASFLCRDNIETALTNLPLLLPQRRESVELLIMATMYAIEESKYSLARDFITIAANICQTLGYHRARSPSTTESEHKAMLFWTTYIFDSALSLRAGRPTAIQDWDITIPREIGPKVKNVDPLWKIGQAQWISWSEVMGRTYRELYSPEALARTAEKRAENARQLAQALQDVAARSAPLIKHVVEKMKMSGGYNAQARFSFDIAVVGDALVQWSVLTLIYRAIPTLPGSPSTFNPECIHAAREAFSSHEGCMALCGESLFMKAGYIQWNILYIPFIPLVVLFCHTIETTNEEDLDILVRFTEGLQPVAPVSSGVTKLYRIAQVLVNIASLWLQTRKQGQQDHNMSMVGDNVEMYLNQLGFMPQHSQQDHTYGIGGPAGFGYDMDQSAQLANWFSGNTHIFGLMEEDLSGFQGF, from the exons ATGATCCCCTCACTGCACATCCCACGGCCGCTTTCTCCATCGAACAGTGCAACATCAACCGTCGTACAGGCGAAGCACCCACCCGACGAATTGTCCTGGGCCCGGAGATCTGTTTCTTATCACTGCATTCGCCTTGTGAAAGTCTCCTTATCAGAGGCAATCGTCTTAGACCCCCGCTTAACGCACGCCAGCAGCGTGTATGTTATGCAGCGGATTGCTGGACTGTCCGCAAATATGGAGGAACTGCCCGAGCTGGCCGATAATAATGATCACTCGGCAAAGAGAGCC TGTGACCAGTGTCGGCAGCGGAAG ATTCGTTGTGATAAAGAGTTGCCTGTATGTTCAAACTGTAGAACTGCCAGTCGGAGTTGTAGCTCGACCGGCCTCGGCCAGAAGCCTCGCGAACCCAGGCAGAGAGTTCTCATCACCCATCAATA TGAGAGAAAGATCGATAGTCTCGACTCCCGCCTGGGAGCCATCGAGAAGATGCTGCACAACTTGaccgtctccctcaacaaccgaGGCCCACCAACAGCATCCTCGAGTATCTCTCCTACCCTCgagtcagcagcagcagcctcgtCATCGGCCCCTCGTGAGAATAGTGCAGATGCCTTGTTTGGTGCTGACAAAGACAATGAGAGCGATGACTTCGAGGCTACCGCTTTGATGAAGGAGCATACCGCATTTGCGACTCAGTTCATCGAAAACACCACATTTCCATTCCTCGATCCAGAGATGCGGGCGGCATTCTTGTCCCTGCAGGAGCTTGTCAAACTCCAAAACATCGAGAATGCCCGCCATGATGCGCGGTTCACCACTGCGAAACCTCTCCCAAAAGGCGGCTGGGCCGAACTGCCTATGCCGTCTGCTGATATAGTTCTCAGTGTCCTGCGCGAGATCAAAC AACACCCTCCTATGGGCTTTCCAGCAATTGCCACATTCACCGGCATCGAGAATTTTCCCGACAACGTTCGCAGGGTCTATTTTGCGACTGAAGAGTGCAGTTTAATGCAATGGGGGATCGTGAATTTGGGCTTGTACTTCACCCTGCAAGAGAGAGGGGCTGCGTCAGAAGGGGATCGTCAAGTTCAACTGTTCGAGGCTTCGTTTCTTTGCCGGGATAACATCGAAACCGCGCTTACAAATCTCCCTCTTTTGCTACCGCAGCGCAGAGAGAGTGTCGAGCTTCTAATAATGGCT ACGATGTACGCCATCGAAGAGTCGAAATACTCGCTCGCCCGAGATTTCATCACTATAGCGGCGAATATTTGCCAGACTCTGGGCTATCACCGAGCCCGTAGTCCAAGCACCACGGAGTCTGAGCATAAAGCGATGTTATTTTGGACAACATACATCTTCGATAGCGCCCTGTCACTGCGAGCTGGACGGCCGACCGCAATTCAGGACTGGGACATAACAATCCCTAGAGAGATCGGTCCCAAGGTCAAGAACGTAGATCCACTCTGGAAGATTGGTCAAGCTCA GTGGATCAGCTGGAGCGAAGTTATGGGAAGGACGTACAGAGAGCTCTATAGCCCTGAGGCTCTGGCCCGAACCGCTGAGAAGCGTGCCGAAAACGCGCGCCAGCTGGCTCAAGCACTCCAGGATGTGGCAGCACGGTCAGCTCCGCTGATTAAGCATGTCGTCGAGAAAATGAAGATGTCCGGGGGCTATAATGCCCAGGCACGCTTCTCATTCGATATAGCAGTCGTCGGTGATGCTCTGGTTCAATGGTCAGTTTTGACTCTGATCTACCGTGCAATCCCAACTCTACCGGGGTCGCCAAGTACCTTCAACCCAGAGTGCATCCATGCAGCACGGGAAGCATTTTCTAGTCACGAGGGTTGCATGGCATTGTGTGGTGAGAGCCTGTTCATGAAGGCAGGGTATATTCAGTG GAATATTCTCTATATCCCTTTCATCCCTCTCGTCGTGCTCTTCTGCCACACCATTGAAACTACAAATGAAGAAGACCTTGATATACTGGTGAGATTCACCGAGGGCTTGCAACCTGTGGCGCCCGTTTCCTCAGGAGTTACCAAGCTGTATCGGATAGCGCAGGTGCTGGTAAACATTGCCAGTCTGTGGCTTCAAACCAGAAAGCAGGGACAGCAAGATCATAACATGAGTATGGTTGGAGACAACGTCGAGATGTACTTGAACCAGTTAGGTTTCATGCCGCAGCATTCCCAACAGGACCACACGTATGGGATCGGAGGACCGGCAGGATTCGGCTATGATATGGACCAGTCTGCTCAGCTGGCGAACTGGTTCTCGGGGAACACGCATATTTTTGGCCTGATGGAGGAAGATCTGTCGGGGTTCCAAGGTTTCTAG